DNA from Cupriavidus necator N-1:
CAGCATGGTCAGCGCGGCGACGGAGACGGTCGGCTCCAGCCTCTGTGCCAGCAACCGGGCCACCGGCACCTGGGTGAAGATGGAGGTGCCGAGGTCGCCGGTGGCGAGCCGGCCAAGCCACAGCAAAAACTGCCGCCACAACGGCTGGTCCAGCCCCAGTACGCCGCGCAGCCTGGCGATGTCGTCAACGGTCGCGAGGTCGCCTGCGATCAGCGCCGCCGGATCGCCCGGCGACAAGTGGATCAGCAGGAAGACCACCACGGCCACCACTGCCATCACAGGCAGCGTCGCGGCCAGGCGTCGGAGCAGGTAGCCCATTGTCGTGTTTCCCCCGGTGGTTCGTGCTTCGTGGTTATTTGTCGAGCATCCAGACCGTGGGCATGCCGGCCCACATCCTGTCGATGCCCTTGAGGCTGGCACGCGCCGCGAAGGCCGCCGAGTACTGGCCGGCGTTCACATAGGGCACCGCCTCATAGGCGCGCTTCTGGAAGGCATCGAGCAGTTCCTTGCGTTTGGCGGGCACGGTCTCGCGGATCCAGGCCGTGCGCAGTGCGTCGAGCGGCTTGTCGCAGGGCCAGCCGGGCAGGCTGGTGCCGCAGGCGGCGCCGAGGTAGGCATTGGTGATCGGGGAATCGGCATCGAACTCGCCCGCGACGGTCACGTACATATTCCAGCCCCCGGCCTCGGGCGCATCCCGCTTGGCGCGGCGCGCGCCGATGGAGGCCCAGTCCATGTTCTGCATGTCGACGTTCATGCCCATGCTGCGCATGGTCTGTGCCGCCATCAGGGCTTCAGCGTTGAGCTGGGGAATGTCGGTCGGCACAAGCAGCACCACCTTTTCGCCCTTGTAGCCCGCCGCGCCCAGCAACTGCTTGGCACGGGCCGGATCGGCCTTGCGATACGGTTCGGCGCCGGCAGCGGTATCGTTGGGGCCGCCGCAGATGAAGAAGGTGGCGCAGTAGTTGATGCGCATGTCGAGCGGGTAGCCCATGGCCGCGGTGAAGCGTTCCTGGCTGACCGCCTGCAGGAAGGCCTGGCGCACTTTCGGGTTGTTGAATGGTGGATGCAGCTGGTTCATCACCAGCACGCCCTGGTAGGCGCCGCCCGAGCCGAGCTTGATGCCGGCGTCGCCGCGCAGCGGGGTGATGTAGTCCGGCGGTACCTGCTCGATCAGGTCGACCTCGCCGCGCTTGAGCGCCGCGATGGCGCTGTTGGCGTCCGGCAGGTAGAGCCATTCGACGCGGTCCACGCGAGGCTGCTTGCTGCCGGCGAGGCCGCTCGCGGGCTCGCTGCGTGCCACGTAGTGCGGGTTGCGCACGAAGACCGCCTTGTTGCCCGGCACCCATTCGTCGCGCTTGAAGATGAAGGGGCCGGAGCCCAGCACCTCGGGCAGCGGTGCGGTGGCGGGCATCCTGGCCAGGCGCTCCGGCAGGATCACCGGGGGAAAGCCAGAGGGCTTGGCCAGCGCATCGAGCACCATGCCAAAGGGCTCCTTGAGCGTCAGCGTGAACGTGCGCACGTCGACCGCCTTCCACTCGGCGCCGGCTTCGCCCATGGCACGGCCCAGGCTGTCGCGCGCGCCCCAGCGCTGCAGCGAGGCGATCGCGTCCGCCGAGGTAACCGCGCTGCCGTCCGAGAACTTCAGGCCGGGGCGCAGGGTGAAGCTCCACTGCCGCGCATCCTTCGAGCTGCTGTACTTCTCGACCATCTGCGGTTGGGGCTTGCTCCTGGCGTCCTGCGCGAACAGGGTGTCGTAGACCATGTAGCCGAAGTTGCGCGTGATGTAGGCCGTGGTGAAGGTCGGATCGAGGATCTTCAGGTCGGCATGCGCCACGACCTTGAGCGTCTTGGTCTGCGCCAGCACGGGCAGGCTGGCGCCTGCCAGGACCAGGGCGCCCGCCGCGAGCGCGGCGGATAGGGGTCGGTTTGGTGTCATCTGCAGTCTCCGTTTTCGTCGTTGTCGTTGTTGTCGTGATCGCAGCCAGGCGGCCGGCGCTCAGGCCGCGGTGCTGTCCAGCGGCCACTTGGGCCGTTGGATCTTGCGATAGGCCAGGGTCGTGAGGTCAAGCGTGACGGCACCCGGGGCGCCCGCGTAGATCACGTGCCCTGCCACTTTCGAGTAGCAGGCGTAGAAGTGCTGCGAGGACTTGACCACGATGATCTGCTTGCGCGCCAGGTCACAGCCCAGCTGGGTGAACATGTCCGTGCCCATGGCCTGGTTGCGCAGCGTGATCAGCACGATGTCGATGCCGTTGGCTTCCACCAGCGCGCAGTCGCCCATCGGCACCGGCGCGTCGGACAGGCCGGTCATCACCATGTCGGGCAGCAGGGCCTTGACCGTGCAGTCCAGGTCCAGCGGGTCGCCGGATAGCGGACTGATCTTGCCACCGATGCGCATCGACAGGCGTGCGCCCACGCCGGCATCGAAGGCGATGCGCACCGCGATCGGGTCCCACATCGGGCCGACCGCCGCATTGCCGATGCCGCGCTCGATCATGCGGCGCAGGATAAAGGTGGAGTCGCTCGCTGCGCCGCCGCCGGGATTGTCGGCGCCGTCGGCCAGCACCACCGGCCCGGCGTCGAAGGCCAGCGCCTCGTCGAGCGAGGTGTCGATGTCCGGGTAGCGCACCGTGAGCCCGTCGCGCATGGCGATCAGTTCGTCGGCCAGTTGCCGCGCCAGCGCATCGGCCCTGGCCTGGTTGCCATCGGCGTAGACCAGCACCTTGGTGCCCATCCCTGGCACATCGCCCCATGAAAATCCATGCGCCACCGAGATCGACAGCACGCCGTCGCGCCCTTCCAGCGACTGGATGCGGTCGATGAAGCCGCGCGCCGGCTCGCGCGAGGTGTGGACCGTGACGATCATCCTGCAATCGACCACCGCCGCCACCGGGCGAACCTTGCCTTCCACCGTGGCCGCGCACAGGTCGACCAGTTCCAGCGCGCGTTCCAGCACGTCGGTATGCGGGTATTCCTTGAAGGCGACCAGCACGTCGGCGTATGCCACCATCTCGGGCGTCAGGTGGCAGTGCGGGTCCAGCTCAGCGCCGATCACCACCTCGGGTCCGACGATGGCGCGCACACGCTGCAGCAGGTCGCCCTCGCAGTCGTCATAGCCATCGGCCACCATCGCGCCGTGCAGGCCGAGCACCACCATGTCCACCGGCAGCGCCGCGCGCAGGTCGGTCAACAGTTCCTCGCGCAGGGTTTCGTAGGCATGGCGGGTGGTGGTGCCGCTGGGCTGCGCGCCGGCCACCATGCCTTCGCACAGCTGCCAGCCGCGCTCCTTGCCGCGGATCCGTGCTGCCCACAGCGGGCCTGAGAAAAACGTCATCTGGTCAGGATGCTGGCCGGCCGCGAAGTAGCCGCGGTCCCTGAAGGACGACAGGCCGGTGGGCATCGGCGCAAAGGTGTTGGTTTCGGTAGCGAGGGAGGCACTGAAGACACGCACGATGGTTGGCTCCTGGTCAGTCGGGGACTAGCGGTTGGGGGAAGACGCGATTCAGGCCGAAGCGGCCAGGCGGGCCAGGCGCGCCGGCCCGAGCATCTCGGCGCTCAGGCCGAACGAAGCGGGATGCGCCGGCACCGGCAGGCCGCGCGCCAGCGCGGCACAGGTCTCGCCCATGGCCGCCGAGGTCTGGATGCCGTAGCCGCCCTGGCCCGCCACCCAGAAGAAGCCCGGCACGGCGTCGTCGAACCCGCCCACCAGGTCGCCGTCGGCGACGAAAGAGCGCAGCCCGGCCCAGGTGCGCGCAGGGCGGCGGATCCTGAGCGAGGTCGCGGTCTCGATGCGGTCGATGGCGAGCGCGATATCCATTTCCTCGGGCTGGACGTCCTGTGGCTCGACCGGATCGGCATTGGCCGGGGAGCCCAGCAACATGCCGGCATCGGGCTTGATGTACCAGTCCTCGTCGGCACCGAAGACCATGGGCCAGCCGCTGGTGTCCATCTCCACGGGCGGCGCGAAGACGAAGGCAGAGCGGCGGCGGGGTTCAATCCCCAGCGGTTGCACGCCGGCCAGCCGTGCGATGACGTCGGCCCAGGCGCCGGCGGCGTTGAGTACCACCGGTGCCGCATATACCGCCCCGCCAGCATCCACGCGCCAGCGGTCCTGCACGCGTGCCATGGCCGTGACTTCGGCATCGCACACCAGCTTGCCGCCGGCCTGGCGCATGCCGCGCAGGTAGCCCTGGTGGATCGCGTCTACATCCATGTCTGCGGCGCCGGGCTCATAAACGCCGCCGGCCAGTTGCTCGGCGCGCAGCGCCGGTACGCGCTCGCACGCTTGCGCGGCACTCAGCAGGCGGGCGTCGGGATCGACGGCGCGCACCACGTCCCAGTGCGCGTCAAGCAAATGCTGTTGCCCGGGGCCGGCGACCATCAGCGCGCCGCGCGGCGTGAGCAGCGGGTGCGAGGCAAAACCCGGCGGCGGATCCTGCAGGAAGGCGCGGCTTGCCATCGTCAGCGCGCGGACCTGCGTGGTGCCGTAGCTTTCCATGAACAACGCCGCCGAGCGGCCGGTCGAGTGGTAGCCAGGCTGGGCTTCGCGTTCGAGCAGGATGACGCGGCCATGGGGCGCGAGCCAGTACGCGACGGAAGCACCGGCAATGCCGCCTCCAATGATGAGAAAGTCGGCTGGAATCGGTGAGGCAGCGTGAGTCGGGCGCATGGATCAGGTGGCATGAGAGCGCCTGCGAGGCGCTCGTGCATTCGGAATGGGAGTGAGTGTAGGTAAGAATTTGCGTATATGCAAATTGCGGATACGCAAATCTTGCGTTAAGGTGGGCGCCAGGGGATGAGCCTTGGCGCGGTCTGCTCTGTTAGCATTCCGTCCAATGGAAAAAAGGATGCAGGCTTGAAACCACACACCGCCCAGGGGCGCGGCAGCGGCATCGGGACCGATGACGACGAGTCGCGCACGCTCGACCGCGAAACCTTTGGCAAGCGCCTGCGCTCGGCGCGCAAGGCCTTCGGCTGGACGCTGGCGCACCTCGCCGAACTGTCGGGCGTCTCGATCACCACCATCTCGCGTGCGGAGCGCGGGCAACTGGCGCTGGGCTACGAGAATTTTGCTGCGCTGGGCCAGGCGCTGCAGATGGACATGGGCTCGATGTTCGCGGGTGCCGGCACGAAGACGTCACCGTTCCAGGGGCCTGTCGTGACCCGGGCCGGCGCGGGCGTGACCTACCGGGGATCGTCGCTGACCTATGAATTTCTTGGCGCAGAGGCCGTCGGCAAGCAGATGAGCCCGGTGGTCGGCACCGTGCATGCGCGCCGCATCGAGGGCCCCGGTGACTTCTCGCGCCATCCCGGCGAGGAGTTTGTCTATGTGCTCAGCGGCGAGATCGAAATACAGTTCGACAACGGCGAGAAGCTGCGCCTGGCGCGCGGCGATGCGTTGTATTTCGATGCCCGCATGGGCCACGCCTACATCAGCGTAAGCCGGCAGCTCGCCCGGATCGTGGGCGTGACCACCAGCGAAAGCAACTTCATGAAGTCGGCCCAGGCGGCGAAGCCGGAGGCGGTGCCAAAACGGACCGTCGGGCGCTCGCAGGGGAAAGCCGCCGCGACCAGGAGCAAGGGCAAAGGCTGAAGGGGCCGGAACCCGCGCTTTTCCGCTTGGACCAGCAGCTTCACCGTGGAGGCCAATGCCAACGGGCAGTGGCAGGTGGTCGCCAGCGGCAGCGACATCGGGCAAAACCGCTTCCTGTTGCTGCCCGGCCCGGTAGCGGCCTCGGCGCTGTGCATCAATGTCGTGTCGCGCGACCAGCGGCCGCCGAGCCTGTATTCGTTCGTAGCTTACGCGAAGGGCTGCTGAGGCTGGCACCGGGGCAGCGCAGGCTACGCCCGCGCTGCCTCGATTGCCGCCGCCGCGCGTGTCCGGCTGACCATCAGCGCCAGCAACGCCGCCACCATGCAAGCCGCACCGGCCGCATACAGCGCCGGCGTATAGGTCAGCAGCAGCGTACGGCTCAGCCCCGCGCCGAATGCCGCCACGGCCGCGCCGATCTGGTGGGCCGCGAAGATCCAGCCGAACACCATCGGCGCGCGTTCGCGCCCGAAAGCAGTGGCCGCCAGCTTGATCGTGGGCGGCACGGTGGCGATCCAGTCCAGGCCGTAGAACATCGCAAAGATCGACAGGCCGTACAGCGTGAAAGTCGAATGCGGCAGCCAGAACAGCGACAAGCCGCGCAGCGCGTAGTACCAGAACAGCAGCTTGCGACTGTCGTAGCGGTCCGACAGCCAACCCGACAGGATGGTGCCGACGAAATCGAACGCACCCATCATCGCCAGCGCCGAGGCGGCCGGCACCGGGCCCATGCCGAAGTCGCCGCACAGTGCAATGAAGTGGGTTTGGATCAGCCCGTTGGTGCTCAGCCCGCAGATGAAGAAGGTGCCGGCCAGTACCCAGAAGGTCTGGGTGCGGGCGGCATCGCGCAGCACCCGGAAAGGCCCGCGCAGCGTGAAGGGCGTGACGGGTTGCGCGGCGGGCGGCGTGGCTGGATGGGCCGGGACTTCGCCGAACGCAGCCAGGCCGACGTCGGCGGGCCGGTTGCGCATCAGGCCGAATACCAGCAGCGCCAGCGCCGCGCAGGCAGCCAGCACCGGCAGCACGGCCACGCGCCAGCCCATATGCTCGATCAGCCAGGCTGCCACCGGCAGGAAGGCCAGTTGCCCCGTCGCCGCGCCGGCCGTCAGGATGCCGATCACCAGCCCGCGCCGCGCGCTGAACCAGCGGTTGGCGATCACGGCCGCCAGCACCAGTGCGGTCAGCCCGGAGCCAACGCCCAGCATCAGACCCCAGGCGACAAAGAGCTGCCACAACTCGGTCGACACGGTGGCCAGCGCCATGCCGCCGGCAATCAGCGCCAGCGCGGCGCAGACCACGTTGCGCACGCCGAAGCGATCCATCAGCAGGGCCGAGAACGGCGCCATCAGCCCGAACAGCGCAAAGCGGAAGGCCAGGATCGATGAGATCTGGTCGGTGTTCCAGCCCATCTCCCTGGTCAGCGGCTTCAGGAAGGCACCGGGCAGGCCAAGCGCGGCCGAGGTGGTGAGTATTACCAGGAAGGTCAGGGCGGCGACCAGCCACGCGTAGTGGATGCCGCGCCGGTCGAGCCGGCTGGAAAGGGCTTGCGCGAACATGGGGGTCTCGTTGTCAGGGTCTGGGAGGCGTTGGCAAAGGGCAAAGCGAAGCCATCCCCGCCGTGTCTGACGGCGGCGGGGGTGTTTCAGGCTTCGGGAAAACGGGGTTTAAGCGGTGCTGCCCAGCAGGCGGCTCCGCACGGCGCTTAGCATCTCGTCGGAGAGCGGATCGCCGTCGGTGGCACGCGCCAGCGTGAGGGCGCCGACCAGCAGCGCCATGCGCACCAGCGCTTCATCGTGGCGCACCTGCGGGTCATCGGATTCAACGGTCTGCGCCATGTCGTCCACCATCAGGCGCAAGCCTTCCACGTAGGCCTGGCGCACGGGCTTGTCGGCGGGTTCGCGGGCCACGTCCACGGCCAGCGCCGCGGCGGCACAGCCCACGCCCGGGTTGGCGCAATGCGCGGCGGTCAGGTAAGGCTCTACCAGGTTGGCCAGCATGGCCTTGCGGTCGCCATCGGCGCGGGCCAGGCGGCGTTCCCAGCGGGCGGTCGATTCTTCAAACGCGCGCTTGCAGGCCTGCGCGGCCAGCGCGTCCTTGGAGGCGAAGTGGCCATAGAAGCCGCCATGGGTCAGGCCGGCGTCCGCCATCAACTCGGCCACGCTGACGCCATTCAGGCCGCGTTCGCGGAACAGGCGCGACGACGCCTGTTCGATCGCCTCGCGGTTCTTGTCGGTTTGTTCGCGTGATGCGCGTGCCATCTGAAGACCTCTTCGGAATTTCTACCTTGACCGGAGTTTAGATGATGATCATACTTTATTCAATAGATGACAGGCGTCATCTATGTGTAGTCTCCCTTTCGCCGCATTTGTGCCGATGCGCTGTCCAGGCGCCGGCTCCCAATCCTCACAGGAGTGATCAGTCATGCAGAACCTATTCGACCTTGGCGGCCGCGTTGCCGTCATCACCGGCTCCACCCGCGGCATGGGCTTGGAAATGGCGCGCGCGCTTGGCGCGGCCGGCGCCGCCGTGGTGGTGTCCGGGCGCGATGCGGGCGCGGCGCGCGACGCCGCCAGCCAACTGGAGGCCGAGGGCATCCGCGCCACCGGCATCGCCTGCGATATCGCCGACGTTGACAGCGTGCGCGCCTTCGCGGAGCAGGCGCTGGCCGCGTATGGGCGTGTCGATGCACTGGTGCTCAATGCAGCCGCGAGCGGCCAGCCCGGGTCGATGCTGAGCCAGGGACCCGAGGTGTTCGATGCTGCCATGGCGGGCAATGTGCGCGGCAACCTGGTGCTGGTGAACGCCCTGGCGCCGCAGATGATCGATCGCCGCGACGGCTCCATCATCTTCATGTCGAGCATTGCCGCCAAGCGTGGCTCTGCCTTCCTGGGGATGTACAGCGTGACCAAGGCCGCCATCGACCAGGCGGCACGCAGCCTGGCGCTGGAGCTGGGGCCGTCCGGCATCAACGTCAACGCGATCAATCCCGGCCCGGTGCGCACCGAGTTCTCCCGCGACGCGCTGTGGGGCGATCCGGAGCGCGAGGCGCGGCTGGCTGCCGGCGTGCCGATGCGGCGCATCGGCGAGGCCAGCGATGTCGCGGGTCTTGCCGTTCTGCTGGCGGCACCGGCCGGGCGCTTTATCCACGGGCAGAGCATCGGCGTGGATGGCGGGCTGTCGGTGCAGTAACTCCGGGAGCGTGGCACCGGCCAGTGCTCAGTGTCATTGGCCGGGCAGGGGGCGATAATGTACATACATATGAACGCGTCTTCAGCACGTTGAAGGGTTTTCCCGTATCGTCTTGACCTGACGATCACCATGCCTTGTGTGCAGCCCTTGCACCACCAGTCCCGGCATGGCGGCAACCGGTAAAGACATTGACCAGCACAGCCCCCCTCCAATCCGCCTCGACCGCGGACGCCGCCATGACTTCGCGCGAGCGCCGCGGCATGGCCGCCATCCTCATCGCCGTCGCCCTTGCCACCCTGGATACCGCGATCGCCAACACGGCGCTGCCGTCGATCGCGGCAGACCTGCGCGCCACGCCGGCGGCGTCGGTGTGGGTGATCAATGCCTACCAGCTGGCGATGGTGTCGACGCTGCTGCCGTTCGCCGCGCTGGGCGGCGTGCTGGGCCACCGGCGCATCTACCTTGGCGGCGTGGTGCTGTTCACCGCCGCCTCCGTGGTGTGCGCGCTGGCGTGGTCGCTGCCGACACTGGCGGCGGCGCGGGTGCTGCAGGGCATTGGCGCGGCGGCCATCATGAGCGTCAACACGGCGCTGATCAGCGCGCTCTTCCCCACGCACCGGCTCGGGCGTGGGCTGGGGTTCAATGCACTGGTGGTAGGCGTGTCGTTCGCGGTGGGCCCCACGGTGGCCTCGGTGATCCTCTCGTTCAGCACGTGGCCGTGGCTGTTTGCCGTTAACCTGCCGATCGGCCTGCTGGCGCTGGCGATCGGGCGCGGTTCGCTGCCGCAGACGCCGCGCAGCACGCACGGCTTCGACCGCGTCGCGGCGGGGCTCAGCGTTGTTGCCTTTGCCGCGCTGGTCCTTGCGCTGGGCGAAGGCGCGCAGCGCGCGCCGCTGCATCTGTCGCTGGCCGCGGCGGGCATCTTCGCGGTGACGTTCGGCCTGCTGCTGTGGCGCGAGCGCGGCCATCCGGCACCGATGCTGCCGGTGGACCTGTTCCGGCGGCCCATGTTCGCGCTGTCGACGCTGACCGCGGTGTGCTCCTTCGCCGCGCAGGGTCTGGCCTTCGTCTCGCTGCCGTTCTACTTCCAGCACGTGCTCGGGCGCGGGCAGGTCGAGACCGGTTTCCTGCTGACCCCATGGTCCGTCGTGGTGGCGCTGATCGGGCCGCTTGCCGGACGGCTGTCTGACCGCTATCCGCCGGCCGTGCTCGGCGGCGTGGGGCTGGCGGTGCTCAGCGCCGGCATGTTGTCGCTGGCCATGCTGCCGGCCGACCCCAGCGCGCTCGATATCGGCATCCGCATGTGCATCTGCGGCGCGGGTTTCGGCTTCTTCCAGTCGCCCAACCTCAAGGCGTTGATGACGAGCGCCCCGCGCGAGCGCAGCGGCGGCGCCAGCGGCGTGGTGGCCACGGCGCGGCTGCTGGGGCAGGCCAGCGGTGCGGCGCTGGTGGCGCTGTGCTTTGGCATCGCAGGCGACCACGGGCCGGGGTTGGCCCTGGCGCTGGGCGCGGGCTTCGCCGGGCTGGCCGCGATCGCGAGCTGGCTGCGGCTGGCAGCGCGCGATCCGTTGGCGGCGGCGTAGCGGCGTGGCCGGGCCGGCAGCAATTCCGGCGCCGGCCTAGAATCGATACTTCCTGTCCGATCCCTGCATGGAGCAGCACGCATGAGCCTTCTGTTCGAACCGCTCGCCATCGGCGATCTCACCCTCGCCAACCGCATCATCATCGCCCCGATGTGCCAGTATTCCGCGCAGGACGGCAATGCGGGCGACTGGCACATGATCCACCTCGGGTCGCTCGCGCTGTCCGGCGCCGGCATGCTAATCGTGGAAGCCACGGCAGTCTCGCCCGAGGGGCGCATCACGCCGCAGGACCTGGGCCTGTATTCCGACGAAAACGAGGCGGCGCTTGGCCGCGTGGTCAAGGCGATGCGCGCGCATTCGCCGATCGCCATTGCGATCCAGTTGGGGCACGCCGGCCGCAAGGCGTCGAGCCAGGCGCCGTGGGATGGCGGGCAGCAGATCGCGCCGGATGCGCCCGGTGGCTGGCATGCGGTGGCGCCTTCAGCGGTACCGCATGGCGCGGAAGAAGTCGCGCCTGTCGCGCTTGATCGTGCAGGCATGGACAAGGTGCGCGATGACTTTGTCGCGGCGGCAAGGCGTGCGGCGCGGCTGGGGCTGGATGGGATTGAAATCCATGCCGCGCACGGCTACCTGCTGCACCAGTTCCTGTCGCCGCTGGCCAACCATCGTGACGATGAATACGGCGGCAGCCTGGAAAACCGCATGCGGTTCCCGATCGAGGTATTCGACGCGGTGCGTGAGGTGTTCCCGGCTGAGCGTCCGGTGTGGATGCGTATTTCCGCAACCGACTGGGTGCCGGGCGGATGGGATATCGAAGGAACGGTGGCGTTGTCGAAGGCTCTCAATGCACGCGGCTGCGCGGCGATCCACGTGACCACCGGCGGCGTGTCGCCACAGCAGGCGATCAAGCTCGGGCCCGGCTACCAGGTGCCCTATGCGCAGCGCGTGAAGGCCGAGGTCGGCCTGCCGACGATTGCGGTGGGCCTGATCACGGAGCCGGAGCAGGCCGAGGCCATTATCGCCAACCATGAAGCCGACGCGGTGTCGCTGGCCCGCGCCATGCTATATGACCCACGCTGGCCCTGGCATGCGGCCGCGCGGCTCGGCGCAAGCGTGCAGGCGCCGAAGCAATACTGGCGGTCGCAGCCGCGCGAACTGAAGGACCTGTTCGCCGATGCGGCTTTCGGGCAGCGCTAGGCTGCCGGTCGAAACCGGAGGATCCCCGCCATGAAACCCCGGATTACGCTGATCACGCTGGGAGTCGATGACCTGCAGCGTGCGGTGCGCTTTTATCGCGACGGCCTGGGCCTGCCCACCGCAGGCATCGTCGGCGAGCAGTTCGAGCACGGCGCCGTGGCCTTCTTCGACTTGCAGGCCGGATTGAAGCTGGCAGTCTGGCCGCGCACCAGTCTTGCGCATGACACCGGACTGCCGGTGACGCCGCGCGCGCAGACGGATTTCTCGCTGGCGCATAACGTCGGCGACAAGGCGGAAGTGGATGCGGTGATGGCCCAGGCGCTGGCGGCGGGCGCCAGCGTGGTCAAGCCGGCGCAGGATACGTTCTGGGGCGGGTACGCCGGCTATTTCCAGGATCCCGACGGGCATCTGTGGGAAATCGCGTGGAATCCCGAGATGCTGCCCGCGGATTGAGACCAGCGCGGTGCGCGCCTTGCGCACGCCCGAATCCCTTGTATCAAGACATTGCTTTGCGGCGCTGCGTCATGACTGGTGCAGTGCCGCAAAGGGATTTCCATGATTGCCACGCTCCGTCGAAGTGGTGACTATCATTTCAACAGACAGCCATAGCATGCTGGCGACGGAGCGCCCCCCACGCATTCCCGCAAGACCCCGCATCACGCCCCGTCGGCAGCCCACCGAAGTAAAGCAATAAGAACAATGGCAAGGGAGACATCCATGCAAGTCTATGACAGCCTGCTGTATGTGACTGCGATGGTGCTGGTGTGTTTGTATGTGTATCTGGGCGTGCTGTCCCGCAGCACGGCGATCCGGCTGGGTTCCCCGGCGATCGTTGCGGGGCTGGTGCTCGCCTATTCGCTGTCCCCGCTGCACTCTGGCGGCTGACGCCACCGGCCCCCGGCTGAGCGGGGGTGCTGCTTACCTTGCCACGGCCGCCGTCTGACGGTCGGGGTTGCCTTCGCCCTGCGCCGCGGGGTCGCGCAGCAGCGTATCGATGGCTGCCTGCAATTCCTGCGGTACCACCGGTTTGTGCAGCAGCGCGGTGCCGGATGCGTGCGCGGTGCGCAGCCGGTCTGCCGCCGTATCCCCCGTGATGATGATCGCTGGCACGTGTCGGCCCAGCCGCTGGCGGATCGCGTCCAGCGCTTCCTGGCCGGTACGGTGGCCGCGCAGGCGGTAGTCCGCCAGGATCAGCGCCGGGGTGAAGGCTGACAGCAGCGCGAGCGCTTCTTCCTCGGATTCGGCCGTGCGGCACTCGCATTGCCACGCTGCCAGCAGTTCGGACATGGCGGTGCGGATGGCGGCGTCGTCGTCGATCACCAGCACGCGCAGCCCGTCCAGGCCGTGCGGCGCCGGCGGGCGTGGCGCTTCTTCCGGCGTGCCCCATGCCAGCGGCATGTTGAAGCGGAACACCGAGCCGCGCCCGGGCCGTGAGCCCAGCGTCACGCGCGTGCGCATGGTGCGCGCCAGGCCGTCGACAATGGCAAGCCCCAGGCCCAGCCCCTTGCGCTGGTCGCGCTCCGGATTGCCGAGTTGGTGGAATTCCCGAAAGATGTCACGGTGCTGCGCGGCGGGTATGCCGATGCCGGTGTCCCATACCTCGACCACGGCGTGCAGCCGGCGCATGCGGCAGGCCACCAGCACGCCGCCTTGCCGGCTATAGCGGATGGCATTGGCGATCAGGTTGCGCAGCACCAGTTCGACCAGCGTGGGGTCGCCGTAGAGCATGGCGGTGGTATCGCGCGTGCGGTACACCAGCCCGCGTGCGTCGGCCTGTGGCGCGAACTCGTTTTCCAGCTTGTGCAGCAGCGGCTGCAGGCGGAAGGCGCGCGCCCGGGGCGTGATCACGCCGGCCTCCAGCTTGGAGAAATCCAGCAGCGAGTTCAGCATCTCGCGCGCCGCGCTGGAAGAGGCTTCAATATGCGCCACCAGC
Protein-coding regions in this window:
- a CDS encoding M81 family metallopeptidase, translated to MRVFSASLATETNTFAPMPTGLSSFRDRGYFAAGQHPDQMTFFSGPLWAARIRGKERGWQLCEGMVAGAQPSGTTTRHAYETLREELLTDLRAALPVDMVVLGLHGAMVADGYDDCEGDLLQRVRAIVGPEVVIGAELDPHCHLTPEMVAYADVLVAFKEYPHTDVLERALELVDLCAATVEGKVRPVAAVVDCRMIVTVHTSREPARGFIDRIQSLEGRDGVLSISVAHGFSWGDVPGMGTKVLVYADGNQARADALARQLADELIAMRDGLTVRYPDIDTSLDEALAFDAGPVVLADGADNPGGGAASDSTFILRRMIERGIGNAAVGPMWDPIAVRIAFDAGVGARLSMRIGGKISPLSGDPLDLDCTVKALLPDMVMTGLSDAPVPMGDCALVEANGIDIVLITLRNQAMGTDMFTQLGCDLARKQIIVVKSSQHFYACYSKVAGHVIYAGAPGAVTLDLTTLAYRKIQRPKWPLDSTAA
- a CDS encoding NAD(P)/FAD-dependent oxidoreductase encodes the protein MRPTHAASPIPADFLIIGGGIAGASVAYWLAPHGRVILLEREAQPGYHSTGRSAALFMESYGTTQVRALTMASRAFLQDPPPGFASHPLLTPRGALMVAGPGQQHLLDAHWDVVRAVDPDARLLSAAQACERVPALRAEQLAGGVYEPGAADMDVDAIHQGYLRGMRQAGGKLVCDAEVTAMARVQDRWRVDAGGAVYAAPVVLNAAGAWADVIARLAGVQPLGIEPRRRSAFVFAPPVEMDTSGWPMVFGADEDWYIKPDAGMLLGSPANADPVEPQDVQPEEMDIALAIDRIETATSLRIRRPARTWAGLRSFVADGDLVGGFDDAVPGFFWVAGQGGYGIQTSAAMGETCAALARGLPVPAHPASFGLSAEMLGPARLARLAASA
- a CDS encoding MFS transporter, with the protein product MFAQALSSRLDRRGIHYAWLVAALTFLVILTTSAALGLPGAFLKPLTREMGWNTDQISSILAFRFALFGLMAPFSALLMDRFGVRNVVCAALALIAGGMALATVSTELWQLFVAWGLMLGVGSGLTALVLAAVIANRWFSARRGLVIGILTAGAATGQLAFLPVAAWLIEHMGWRVAVLPVLAACAALALLVFGLMRNRPADVGLAAFGEVPAHPATPPAAQPVTPFTLRGPFRVLRDAARTQTFWVLAGTFFICGLSTNGLIQTHFIALCGDFGMGPVPAASALAMMGAFDFVGTILSGWLSDRYDSRKLLFWYYALRGLSLFWLPHSTFTLYGLSIFAMFYGLDWIATVPPTIKLAATAFGRERAPMVFGWIFAAHQIGAAVAAFGAGLSRTLLLTYTPALYAAGAACMVAALLALMVSRTRAAAAIEAARA
- a CDS encoding TetR/AcrR family transcriptional regulator produces the protein MARASREQTDKNREAIEQASSRLFRERGLNGVSVAELMADAGLTHGGFYGHFASKDALAAQACKRAFEESTARWERRLARADGDRKAMLANLVEPYLTAAHCANPGVGCAAAALAVDVAREPADKPVRQAYVEGLRLMVDDMAQTVESDDPQVRHDEALVRMALLVGALTLARATDGDPLSDEMLSAVRSRLLGSTA
- a CDS encoding helix-turn-helix domain-containing protein yields the protein MKPHTAQGRGSGIGTDDDESRTLDRETFGKRLRSARKAFGWTLAHLAELSGVSITTISRAERGQLALGYENFAALGQALQMDMGSMFAGAGTKTSPFQGPVVTRAGAGVTYRGSSLTYEFLGAEAVGKQMSPVVGTVHARRIEGPGDFSRHPGEEFVYVLSGEIEIQFDNGEKLRLARGDALYFDARMGHAYISVSRQLARIVGVTTSESNFMKSAQAAKPEAVPKRTVGRSQGKAAATRSKGKG
- a CDS encoding ABC transporter substrate-binding protein, with translation MTPNRPLSAALAAGALVLAGASLPVLAQTKTLKVVAHADLKILDPTFTTAYITRNFGYMVYDTLFAQDARSKPQPQMVEKYSSSKDARQWSFTLRPGLKFSDGSAVTSADAIASLQRWGARDSLGRAMGEAGAEWKAVDVRTFTLTLKEPFGMVLDALAKPSGFPPVILPERLARMPATAPLPEVLGSGPFIFKRDEWVPGNKAVFVRNPHYVARSEPASGLAGSKQPRVDRVEWLYLPDANSAIAALKRGEVDLIEQVPPDYITPLRGDAGIKLGSGGAYQGVLVMNQLHPPFNNPKVRQAFLQAVSQERFTAAMGYPLDMRINYCATFFICGGPNDTAAGAEPYRKADPARAKQLLGAAGYKGEKVVLLVPTDIPQLNAEALMAAQTMRSMGMNVDMQNMDWASIGARRAKRDAPEAGGWNMYVTVAGEFDADSPITNAYLGAACGTSLPGWPCDKPLDALRTAWIRETVPAKRKELLDAFQKRAYEAVPYVNAGQYSAAFAARASLKGIDRMWAGMPTVWMLDK